The following coding sequences are from one Arachis hypogaea cultivar Tifrunner chromosome 7, arahy.Tifrunner.gnm2.J5K5, whole genome shotgun sequence window:
- the LOC140174387 gene encoding uncharacterized protein, with product METFKKALKDYFVFEEKDVLYIKNEKHRLRAACAAEDCPWLIFTSWNSASRCFQVKTLINEHTCARDYGSNMTDRGWVTSKLIKRLLIHPDMKPRQATDHMIEEYNVQLNHRMIARALKVDREVVIGNARAQYEKVRNYLSEIHRSNPRSTALMETIPQPEALPLFDRLYISLDASKKGFIQGCRPLIGLDGCFLKGCYGGQLLSAVGQDANNHFFVIAYAVVPNECMPCCHAIAAMYNIDLKPEDYVHKWLTMQSIKATYMYCIKPVNSEEY from the exons ATGGAAACGTTCAAGAAGGCTTTAAAAGACTACTTTGTATTTGAGGAAAAGGATGtgctatatattaaaaatgaaaagcATAGGCTGAGGGCAGCATGTGCTGCTGAGGATTGTCCATGGCTGATTTTCACATCCTGGAATAGTGCTAGTAGGTGTTTCCAGGTAAAAACTCTGATAAATGAGCACACATGTGCCAGAGACTATGGCAGCAACATGACAGATAGGGGCTGGGTGACATCGAAGCTCATTAAGAGACTACTTATCCATCCTGATATGAAACCAAGGCAGGCAACGGATCACATGATTGAGGAGTACAATGTGCAACTTAATCATAGAATGATTGCGAGGGCCTTGAAAGTAGATAGAGAGGTGGTCATTGGTAATGCACGAGCACAGTATGAAAAAGTTAGAAACTACTTGAGTGAGATTCATCGAAGTAATCCTAGGTCCACAGCATTGATGGAGACAATACCACAACCTGAAGCCCTCCCATTGTTTGATAGGTTATACATTAGCTTAGACGCTTCCAAGAAGGGTTTCATTCAGGGTTGTAGGCCGTTAATTGGTCTAGATGGCTGTTTCTTGAAAGGGTGTTATGGCGGACAATTGTTGAGTGCAGTGGGCCAAGACGCGAACAACCATTTTTTTGTCATAGCATACGCTGTTGTCCCTAATGAAT GCATGCCTTGCTGTCATGCTATTGCAGCAATGTATAACATTGATCTGAAGCCAGAGGATTATGTGCATAAATGGCTCACCATGCAATCAATCAAAGCAACATATATGTATTGCATCAAACCAGTAAATTCAGAGGAGTACTAG